The Buchnera aphidicola (Chaitophorus populicola) nucleotide sequence GTAGCGTGTATACCATTTTCACCACCTCGGCTATTGAAAACTATTGGAAAATAATATTATTTTTAATTTAAATTAATATTCTACAATATACAATTATTTATATTACATTGCAAAATACTTAATATTAAAAATAAACACGCGAAAATAATAGTTAAACGAGTTAAAAATTCATTTGAAGTAGATATATTAAATAAATTTTTGTTAATATTGGTTGTATTCACATTCAT carries:
- the secG gene encoding preprotein translocase subunit SecG, giving the protein MRIFFLCLYLFISITLIFLILLQKNLSSMNVNTTNINKNLFNISTSNEFLTRLTIIFACLFLILSILQCNINNCIL